The DNA segment GAACATCATGTTGCTGTCATTGACGCCGACAGCTTGGGCCACATAGCGGACGGGCAGGTAGGTGCGGTCATTTTTGATATAGGGGGCTACATCCATCGTCGATTCCACACCGCCGATGTTCAGTTTGCTGTTGCCGATTTGGAAGAGGGCGGTGCGTTTTTGTTCGCCGGGAGCCGGGGTGATGACTTTGGCCACGGTCACTTGGACAGCGGTGCTTTGGTCGAATTCGCCGGGGTCGATGACGCCGGCATTGCCGGATACTTCTGCGCCGGTGTTGTCATAGTACTTAGCGGCGTCTTTGTCGTTTTCCACGACGGCGCTGCCTTTGATCTTGGCGGTGACGTCACCTTCGGGAATGGTCCGGTTAAGGTCTGCTTTGATATCGGAGATCTTGACCTTGCTGGCTTGGGTACTGCCGGCTTTGACAGGGATCGTCAGGAAGGAGCCGTCCTTGGAGATGTTGTCCGTATCCAGTTCCAGGTTGCCTTCGACCACTTGGACGGTCGGGGTGGAGGACCATTCGACGCCGTCAGACAGTTCCACCATGATGTTCCGGTAGGCGCCGTCAATCTTGTCGCTCATGATCCGGCCTTTATCGGTCTCGGCGATGACGATATCGCTCAGGGCTTGGTTCTTGACGCCGACGCGAAGCTCCCGAGCTTCGGCGGTGGCAGTGACGGCTTGCACGGCTTTGCCCAGAATGGCTTCGCCTTGGGCGCCGGCACGACCGGATACAACAGCTTTGATATCCCCTTGGGCGTCGCCCTTCACGGAGACTTCCAGCGTTACTTCGAGTTCGGCTTTGCTGGTTCCGACGCCGTTGCCGGTGTAGGTGAACTCGATATAGCTGTCTTTGCCATTTACGGTCGGCTCGACAAAGGCATCACTGGCGCCCGTTTTGACGTCCCAGTTTTTGATGTTGGTCACTTTGACCCAAGAGGGCAGATCCACGCGAATTTTACGTCCTTTGAACAGGGAGCCGGCGATGTTTTCTTTGATGCTGAGCTTGGTCAATTCGTTGTCATACTGACCGGCCAGGGCGGTTTTCAATTCGCCTTTGGCGGCGATGGCTGTGCCATAGTCGGCGTAGGTAGCCACAGTGATGTCGGCGTCGGACACGTCGCCTGTTTTTCCTTCTACAGAAGCGACGATATCGCCGTATTTCGCATCAGAACCGACATTGATGCCAGGGGTGATTTCAATGATGCCGCGGTCGGCGCCGGTGCCGCTGAGGTCGCCATATACCTTCAGGGTGCGGTCGCCATCGACAACGGTCGTGAAGGTGACGCCGCTGAAGCCGGCCAGGCCGTTGACCAGGGTGTCGTTGGCATCCAGAGCATCGTCAATCCATTTGTAGTTGTTGGGCAGTTTGACGGTAAAGAGGGGGTCTTTTGTGGTATCCGTCGCCGTTACTTTCTCCAGCGATCCGGCATAGTTTTCTTCGATGCGAATGATACCGCCACGGGCATCCTGCTCACCAATGGTTTGGACTTTGATGCAGGAAGCAGCGGTCTTCTGTCCCGTTGCCACACGGCCGATAACATACTTGCCGCCGGTGACGCCGGAGTCAAGGGGATTAACGGTCGCTTCAATATCGCCGCCGTCAAATCCATCCACTTTAATCAGCGGTTGAATGGAGATCATGTCTTGGATATTGTTGTCCTGGAGGCCGGAAGGCGTTTGAATCGTCAAGGTGTAGTCGCCGCTTTTGGTAACAGTGAATCCATAGTGACTGCCACTGTTGGAGAGTGGTTTGACGCCATCAACGGGGTCGTTGTAGTAAACCATATCGTAGACAGCGTTAGAGGCAAACTTGATTCCCGAGGGCAGTGTATAGGTGAAGGAAGTCGCTCCTTGGATATCATTGGTGAAATCGCTATCTTCTTTCAAGGTCAGTTTGCCCAGCTTGACACTGGTCGCATCGTCTGCGATGCTCTTTACAATATCAACAGAGTTGTTGGACATGGCCATCGCTGCCGGAGTCAGCATCGTCGTCATGATTAAGGCTGTGGAAATAGAAGCGACTGTCTTTTTCAGCTTGTTCACAAAAGTTCCTCCTACATTTTAGTGATTGCTTTCTTTTTCTCTTCCGGTCTCTTGGCTTTGTGCTGTCGTCTTTATCGCGGCAGCATCCCCCCTTTATCTATCGTCATCAGGTCGATTGGTTGTCTGTTTGCCGTCTGATATAAAAGTTCGCGCCGTCTGACCCCTTTCTGTCCATCGCCATTCATCCATTTTATTCCTTATCATCTCTGCACCGTCAGGTAGTTGTGTTCTCTTTCGCAGAACCGATATAATGAAGGTACTTAAAATCAAAAGGAGGGGGTTTCATGGCTACACGTTTTCTAATTCAGTTATTCGCAATGACCATCTTCTTTCTGTCTCTTGTCCCTGCTGCCCTCGCTTCAATGGAATGGCGTTCTACAGGGCCGCAAACTCCTGCACAGGTGATCAAAGCTACGAAGGATCTGCCGCCGGAACAGTACTATCTATTGATGGACGGCAAACTCTACCGGGCCAACAGTGATGATGCGTTTACCTTGCTTAGCAACGACAAGGTCTGGGACACTTATGTCAAGGACGACGGAACCCTGTATGCGCTAAAGGGAGCGGATAAAAAGTCCTTGACGATTGAGAAATGGGACAACGCCCTGCAACAGTGGTCAAAAGTCTGTAATGCCCCAGAGGACACCGTACATTTTGCTGTCGCCTCGAACGGAGCTGTCATTTTCGGGATCAATCGTCCCGGCACGCACATATGGAAACTGAACTTGACCCCGGCCGGCGACGCCAACTGGATCCAGAAATCCGAAAACGGCGGATACCGTTTTGCATCCACTCCTGATGGGATCGTCTTCACCCGAGAAGAACAAGAGGTGGGCAACAAACGCAGCACGGATTATGGTTCTACATGGCGGACTGTTCAGGGAGCGGAAACCTTTGAACAGTACTACGTCTCGCCGAATTACAGAGAAGACGACTCCGTCTTCGCAATCAGCGGTCACGGGAGGGTATATAAGTCCACCAGCCGTGGCGAGGCTTGGACCGATGCGACGGACGGAATCGAGCAGCATCCTCCCTTTACCGCCTTGGCCTTTTCGCCCAGTTTCAATCAGGATCAGACGCTGTACGTGGCGGATAAAGAGGGAAAGCTCTATATTTCAAAAGATCGCGCAGCTTCCTGGGCTTCTATCAATGTGCATCTCCCCGGAGGACAGACCTTAACCAGCCTGGTTATCTTGCCGAATCAAAAGATTGTCGCCGGAACCGACAGAGGCCCTGTGCTTCTGAAAGACACCACTCCCGCCTCATCGAAACCGCCGAAGACGCAGAAGGAACCTATGTCGGTTACCTTTACCCTCGGCAAAGACACCTACCGGATCAACAATGACGAGTGGCAAATGGACGCGCTTCCCTATTATAAAAATGACCGTCTCTATGTGCCGGTCCGATATCTGTCCAATGGACTCGGGATAACTGACAAGAATATTCAATGGAATGATGAAACCCATGAAGTGACACTGACCAGAGGCGCTCAGAAGGTCAAATTGTACACAGACAAACGGGTAATGCTCGTAAATGACAAGGCCACGTTGATCGATGTCTATCCTGAGATGACGAATGACCGCCTCTACCTGCCGATGCGCTGGGTTGCCGAGGCTTTTGGCGCCACCGTCTCCTGGAACGCCTATGACCGCGCAGCTACCCTCGTTTACGAAAAAAACGCAGAATGAAAGGAATGAGTGGAACTTTCCACTCATTCCTCTTGTCTAATGTAATGTCACTGGTTTTGTTCTGGTGATTGATGGGGGAGAGGAATTCTGTCTGATCATAAAGATCTCATCCTCGCCGCCCAGTCCGGCGACAGCCAAGCGTTTTCACAGCTCGTGGAACTGTACCAAAAACGTGTCTACGGTTTAGCCGTACACCTGACCGGTAATCTCGATGATGCGAATGATTTGGCGCAAGAAGCGTTCATCCGCGCCTATCGATATATCGGAAGCTTCCGGTTAGAGTCCGATTTTGGCACTTGGCTGCACCGGATTACGGTGAACACGTGGATCAATATGAATCGCAAAGGCCGCAATGTGGTCATTGAGTCTTTGGATGAGGACTGGAATGACAGCACCAAGGCCAGTCGAGAGGTGGCTGCCACGACAGGCGACCCGCTCGAAGCCTTCGAATCGGCAGAATTCAAGACCATGCTTCATCAGGCGCTCCAGCAGTTGTCCGATGAACACCGGACCGTCTTGGTTCTGCGAGAGATCTACGATTATTCCTATGAAGAGATTGCGACGGCGACCGAGACTTCTCTCGGCACGGTGAAGTCTCGCATCAACCGGGCCAAGTCGCAGATGCGCAGTGTCTTATCATCGTTAGCCGGTCAGTTTGGCTTTCTTCTGCCTGGTGAGACGACACAAAGGAGGTGAGCATCATGAAGCCCGTTCGTAACGGCATGACACAAGTTCATGAGTTTGAGTTGTGGCGGCAGGCCGAACTGGCGTTACGGCAGCTTCCACTGGAGATGCAGCCTCCTGATCGTTTTGCCGCTCAAATAATGGAACGCATCGCCCGGGAACAGATAACACCGCTTCCCGTACCGTCGTCATCAACCCGTCCGGTTGATATGCGTCGCTGGGTGGCTTCCGCCGCTGTATTTCTGCTGGCCCTTGGGACAGGAAGTGGCGTCTATGTGGCGATGCAATCGTCATCGCCGACAGGTCCTTCTCCTTCCGTGGTGGCGCAACAAGATGTTGTTCCAGACTCACTGCCGAAACAAAGTGCAGGGGATGTCAGCAAATCTTCTGTAGCGAATGGCGAGACCCCGAGTCAGGCAGACGACCTGTCTGGGAATTCTCCTGCCAACGCTCCCAAAGTGACCGTTCAGACCCCACAATCGTCGGTAGGAAAAAGCCAACCGTCGGTTGCGCCGGTCGCTCCCCCACCGGATACGGCAAACGATCTCTCCGTAGCCAAAAGTGAGAGGACCTACCTGTTAAGCAAGCCCATGGTCATTCAACGGACACTTCTTCGCTATCGCGTCGCTTCTCTTGACACCAGCGTCGAAGCCGTGAAAAAAGCAATCGCCCAGGTCAACGGACAGCTTGGCAGTGTGAGCTTGCAGCAGTCTCAAGGACTTACCATTCAGAACCTGACGGTTAAGTTGCCGCCTGATCGACTGCAAGCGTTTATTCAGGCGCTCTCACTTGGCGCGCTGGTGGAAAACAAGAGCGACAATCAGGATGTGACGAACAGCTATCAGGATATGGTAACACAGGTCAATTTCCTGAAAGGTCAGTTGAGCACGACCCCTGCGGCGCAACAACCTGCCTTGTCAAATAAGATTCAATCGTTAGAACGGCAAATTACTACCTTGGACCAGGAATCAGCCACGCATACCGTGGTTCTGATGATGGAAACAGAAAATGGACAATGATGCTACCGATTACTAGACTGTCGACAACGAACTTTGTCGACAGTCTTTTTTTCTGGCCCAAATTAGGTTCGTCGGCGGGGAACTTTGGGAATGTCAAAATTGGGTTAATGTGTAGCAAGTTAGGCTGTGTCATTATTGATTTTTTTGTAATTTCGAGATATATTAGGAAATAAATATTTTGCAAGGAGTGGTGATTATGGTGAATCGGAAAGTCGTGATTGGAGCATTCGTTCTCTTTCTACTAACACTGACCTTTGCATCGAGCGCATTTGCGGCCACAAATAACAGTGTCAGTGACCTCCCCGTTGTCGACGCCGACAAGAATGAACAAAAATTAGGGGTTTTGTCTTTACAGGAGGATCCCGATTTCCCAGAGGATCTTCAGTCTAACGGTACGGTAACGATTGAGTTTCCACCAGGAGTGACGATTGACGACACGTCAGTTAGTGTAGAGAAAATGGTCTATTGGCAAGTATATCCAGACGAATTTGATGTGATTACGCACTTCGGTGGTCAAGTAAGAAAAATTGACGATTCTGTGTTACAAATCACCCTACCCAACACGTCACGTCAAAACAGAGAAGCCATCACCATAACGCCTTACGTCAAAGTGGGCACTATTTTAGGGGATAACATCGAGGTTCGGATTGACGGTTCCGACGCGGGAATTACCAACGGGACATACGAATTAGCGAAAGTTAGTTCCCCCACAGATCCGAATAAACCCATAATTCTTTTTAACTTATCTGATCCGGACCTGTCTATAGACGGTACAATGGCAACGATAAGCACCAACGTATTTCCCTTAAGTTCAAAGGGAATTGACCGTCCAGCTACAATCGCATTTCTTTTACTTGACGGAAACGAGCCCATTCAAATGGCCGCACTGACAGGCGACTTAGTAAATAAACGTCTCCAGGCTTCTTTCCAACTTACGAAGAACCAGAATTATTCCTTCAAATGTGTTGTCTGGGAAGACGTGAAACACCGCAGGCCATTGTCATCTGAAAAAACAGTTTCCATTTCGCCCACAATGCCTTAATCATCCATTTTACACTACTAGAAGAAAACACCGCTTCTAAGTCTGACGGCTTAAAAGCGGTGTTTATCTTTTGTCCGGTGGATAATGGCTACTGTCCACTTTCCATTTGTTTGTACCTGTCAATTTTTCGTATCAACTCGTCCAGTAAGACGGCGGCTAATGCTCTCGTCGCTGGTTCGTCCGATTTAAGCGACTCACTTTCTTCTACTTGGGACCCGTCCGAAAAACGGTCCGGAAATCCCATACGTGCTCGCTTCTCTTGAACAAATTGCAATAGTTGCTTTCCTGTGACGACGCCTGGTTGCATCCAAAAACCACTTTCCGCTGCGCTGGTTTCATCTCCGCCAAAGAGTCGTCCATAGAGCAGCCGCAACTCCTGCCGGTCAATGGGCTCATCGGGACGGAACGTCCGGTCCGGATAGCCGCGGATGATTCCCCGTCTCCACAGATGGGTCAGGGATTTCTCCGCCCAGTGTCCAGAGAGGTCTTTAAGCTCCCCGCCATTCCGTTTTGGTATGGTCATATACCTACCGATCACCTGCCCACCCGCAGAAGTCGCCACGATTTGGTACCCGCTCTCTCCGGGACTGGGCACTGTCCACCAGGCATATTCCCCGTTGGCGAGCACAGGCACATGGATTTTTTCATTTCCTAGGCTGGGATAGATCCATATGTCGGTTCCGTTGGTCTTGCCAAGAATAAACAACTGTTGATCGACGGGAATAAGCGATGTGCTCAGGGTGATCTGCGGCTCATTGGACGGTTTCCCTGTTCCAGCTACGGTCACCGCCCCGGCATAATGAGCTCCGGCGCTCGCCGGTTCGGCAATGGGCGACCATTGGATCGTTGCGCCAGACGCGATCAGTTCGGCCGGTACAGGCAAGCCTTGCTTGGTTACAGCCGTCAGAGAAAATAGCGGTATCCGCTCATTTTTAGCGGTCACGATCTCTTTTTTCCGTTTGTCATACTGCTGGACCAAGGCCATGCGAGGCGCGGCGCTCTCAATGATACGAAGCGCTTGTATTTTGTTGTCGCTGCCGAGCGTCATCCATCCCCATGCGTCAATTGGAATCGCCGTGAGATCAACGGGCATATCCCAGCGTTGTAGCACGGCATCCGGCTTTAGCTCACAACGGTGCAACCGTTGAAACTGGTCGGTGAAGTAGATCAGCCTGTCTTTCGCTGAGGCGAAAACGATCTTTCCCCAGAGAGACTCGCTTGTGGCTGCCACGCCATAGGCTTTTTTATCCTGTCCGACGAGGTTCGCCTGTAAATAGTCGCCGCTGCGCAATTCCCGGAGGTCTACTTTCTCACCGTTGCGCCGTATCGTTGCGCCGCTCAGGACGGGCAGTGCGCCGTACCCTTCCATCTCCATCTGATCTCTATCTGGAGACTTTGTCAGCAGGCCTTGCACGACCGTGCGCACAGACTCAATCTGGGTAACTTCCTGTCGTTGCGGGTCAATGGTCAGACGAACCTGGCTCCCCGGCAAAATCGTGTCAGCTTGGCGATTGGTCAGGATCGGCCCCGGAACAAAGGCCTCTCCTTCCGGTTTTATGACGGTATGGATGGGCAATCCCGGTGAGGCGTGATAGACTTTTTTGTCGCCGATCAACGTCAACTCTTCTTTTTCCGTTGACCATTGCTCAAGTCTTCCTTCTGTTTTTTGGTAAACCGCATCCACTTGCATGGCTTTCTGACTGCCCGGATGGATCCAGACAAAGGCGGCGGCGCCTTTCGCCTCAACGGGCCATATCGGTGTTCCCTGGCCGTTGACCGTGATTTTTGCTGCCGTATCAAGGGCATAGGCATGATCTGCCAACCTGGGCTCTATCGGAAGGATATAGTTTTTGCCTCCGGCGACAGCCACCTCTGCGCCTTGCAATCGTACGGCCCGCGACATGGCATAGATGCATCGGGGAGACTGATAGAACTGGGTTCCCCTGGGGAAGGTCGCCTCAGCTTCTTTCTTCAACTGGTCATTGAATACCCATTGCAGCGCCACTGACTGATTCCGAGTCATCTCCTGCAAAGAGGCGTTGCCGGAGGGGCTGGATTCAAGTAACGGTTGCCCCATCACTAAGGCAAACGGTTGCTGGTCAACGGTGATCCGCGCGCCGGTAACAGTTACACGGTATGTGCCAGACTGGGGTTTTGCGATGATGACTTGCTCGACGTTGTTTTTCTGGTCCCGCCCGATTATACCCATGTGCGCATTGCCCGTATAGGTGGTCCCATCTGGAGCGGTAACGGTTACATCGAGATCATTGACGAGCCGTCCCTCTTGATCGATGGGGTCTGTCCAGGCGAGCGTGATTTTCAAGGGCGCTTGATCTGTCCATGCTTTCACTTCATAGCTTTTCTTCCCGTCAGGGCCAATGCCTTCTACATCGTCAATCGAGGAAAAGCTCCGCTCATTAAGGGATAATATGGTCCGGCCGACATCGAGGAGACCAAAGGTGGTTTTGTCGGCGGACTTGTTTTCTGTATAGTTCCGCGCCCCGTTGATCAGGGCAGCTTTCAACAATGCCGCGGAAGGATTCCTGTCCTCTATCTCCCGGTAATACTGCCGCAACAGCGCTGTCGCGCCACCGGTGGCCGCCGCGGCCATGCTTGTCCCCTGCATCCGGCGGTACAGGTGTTCTTCATCTTCGGGAACTCCGGGCAAACGCGGCGCTGTCGAGATGATGGCCATCCCCGGCGCCAGCAGATCCGGCTTGATTCGCCCGTCTGTCGTCGGCCCCCGGCTGGAGAGCTCGGCCATCTGTTGGATATCGCCGCCGCCGGAGGAACCGTTCGGGCGGGCGCTGGCCGACGCGCCGACGACGAGGGCGTTTTTGCTGGTTCCCTCACAGGTCAGGCTGTTCGGATCGGGTCCCCTGTTTCCTGCACCGAATACGGCGAGAAAGTCTTTATGCAAGAAAGAAAACCGGTCTGTCTCCAGGGCTGTTTTGTTGTATGTATTTCCCGGCGTTCCCCATCCGTCTACATGGATGTGGGCGTTCGCTTTGTAGGCGGGTTCGTATAGTTTGCTTATATCTTCCGGCGGCGCCACTTGGCCCGATTTGTCGATGATCCCCTGGATATAGAGGCTCGCCTGCGGGGCGACACCTCGATATTTTCCTTGTGACGCCGCGCCCGTGCCGGCGGCGATGCCGGCCATGTGGGTGCCATGTCCGCTGTCGTCGGCGATGGGTCCATCGGCCCAGGACTTGATGTTCAGGACTTTCGGCACGTTTCCCGGCAGGCTTTTGAAGTCTGGATGGAGATCATTCATATTGCCGCTGTCCAGCCCGCTGTCGGCGATGGCGATGACCTCTCCCTGCCCTTGAATCCCTTTTTTGTGGATGACCTCCGGCACAGCCACCAGCGACGCGCCGATGATATCCCGGGTCCGGTCGTTTAAGAGTTCGGGCCTGGCCTGCGTTGTCGCCGTCGCCGCCGTAGGCGCTCCCGCCGCAAAGGCACTCTTCCCCATGGGCAGTCCGCCCCAGGTCAGGACAAGGATCAGGCCCATCGCTATTGATCTTCCCAGGGAGCCGACACGTTTCATTGGTCTCATCTCCCAATCGTGGGGCTTTATCGCTTCCCTTGTCGCAGCACGGCCCAAACGAACCGCGGCAGGTTTAGCTGCCGCTTCCACCGCGCCGGTTCTTTGACAAGCCGGTAGAGCCATTCCAGATGCCACTGCTGGCACCATTGGGGCGCTCGCTGGACACGTCCGGAGAAGACATCGAGGCTGCCGCCGATGCCGATGGCAACGATGTCGTTCAGTGTGGTCGCCCGAAAAAAGTCTCGAATCCATTGTTCCTGTCGGGGCGCGCCCAAACCAACAAAAAGCAGGCGGGGCTTCGCTGCGTCGATCTGCAGGTGGAGCGCCGCCTGTTCTGATGCTGATATATAGCCATGGGCGGTGCCGGCGATTTGTAAACCGGGAAAACGGTCACACAAACGCCGGGCGGCTTCCTCTGCAACAGATCGCTCTTCCTCTGGGGAGGCCTCTTTCCGTCCAGGTTTGCCTCCATAGAAAAAGCAGGGCCAACCCTGTTTTGCCGCTCGGGCCAGGAGGTCGGCCATCAAATCGATGCCGGTGACTCGCTCTGCCACCGGTTTTCCGAGTATGGACGCTGCCCAGACCACACCGATCCCGTCGGCAGTGACCAGGGAGGCTTCGGAGAGCAGTTGTCGTATGGATGGGTCATGGTGGGCGCTATAGAGGATTTCAGGATTTGCTGTGACGATTTGATGGCGACCGCCTGATTTGATCCGTCTTTCGATTTCCTGAATCGCCCCCGCCATCGTTAGCCTGTGCACCGGTGTTCCGAGGATATTTACCGTTTCAAGGATATTTGCCGTTTCGATGCTTCTGTTCCCTTCTATCCCGTTCATTTGCCCCATGGCTTTGTGGCCTCCACGCTATGGATTATCTCTCTGCCTTCCAGCAGTTGCAGGGCCATGCGGGCCGTTTTTTCAGAGCGCTCACTCATCTGTTCGGCCCAAAGGCGCGCTCTTTTCCTCTCCCCATCATAGTCGTCCAGTATCCGTTCCACTTCGACCATGAGTGTGTCCGGATTGAGCGGCGTCCCATCTCCAAAAGCCGGACGTTTCATCTCATTCATCATGTCTCTCACCTTGGGATCATAGGCGATCCCCACGACAGGCACGCCCTGCATGGTCGCAAAGATCAACGCATGCAACCGGACGCCAATCACCAGGTCCGATGCGCCGATGATGTCGATGGACTCTTGGAAGTCCGCATGATGTTGGATCACCTGGACAGACGGGTGCTGGAGCCGACTGGCCAATTCGATGCTGTACGGGGTGTCTTCTGTACGGTGCATCGGCAGAAAGGAAACGCGCCATCCCCGTGTGAGGAGGTACTCGGCGACGGCCAGCACCGATGATTCGAGTTCGGCAAAGTCCGGCCAGCGCCGCAGGCAAAAGACCGCCTGTTTGCGCCCTGTTTCCGCTGCACGCCGGCTCCCCTGCCTGTTGTATAAGGAGAACACAGGGTCCGCCGTTACGACAATGGGGGGGGCATTTACCCCCCACTGGCGCAATCGCTCTTGTGATGCAAAATCTCGCAGTGTGATTAAATGGGCTTTGTTGGCCACCATGCGGATCAATCTTTGGCCAAAGGCGCGACGCACAGGGCCGATCCCCTGGGCGTAAAACATCACTTTTCTTCGAAACAGACGGGCAAGCGCGATGACGAGCAGGTAGTATGGAATCGTAAGGACACCGGTCACATCCTGCAGGAGACTGCCGCCGCCGCTGATCACCAGGTCGGCCCGCAACAACGCCGTGATGACGGAAAAGGGGTTGTAGCGGTGTACCGCTTCCACCTGGTGCAGTCGTCGGGTGAAGGCCGGCTTTCCGGATAAGACGACGATGTGCACATCAGGACGCAACCGCTGCAGCGTTTCTATCATGGCTTTGAGCAGCGCCTCATCGCCTGCGTTGTCATATCCGAAATAACCGGAAAGTACAATTGTGGCCACGTATTTCCCTTCTCCCGGCACTAGAGTCCCGATCTAGCCGTATTTTAACACGACTGGTCTCCAGTTGCCAACCTGCGCCGCCCTTTCCCTTCCGATTCGCGCCCTCTCTCCTCTCATCGCGCTTGGTTCAAGAAAGAGGTGATCACCGTGGCGGCTTCGGCCCGCGTCGTCGAACCCCAGGGATCAAAGCGGCCATCGGGACGGCCGCTGATCAAACCGGCGCGCACCGTCTGGGCGACGCTGTCTCGCAAGTTCTCCGATGTATCGTACCAATCGGAAAAGTTCTCCGGTGATTTCCCGCTGCTCAACAGCATCCTTCCGTTGAGCGCTCGACCCAGCCAGGCGGCCATGTCTTGACGGGTGATCGGGCTGTCCGGCGAGAAAATGCCGCCGTCCGTGACGATCCCCTGTTGCATCGCCTGGCGGAGCGCGCCGGCAAACCAGGCGTCGGCCCGGACATCATCGAAGGGCACCGGTCCCGCCATCGGCGTGCTCTTGCCGACGACACGCATCAGCAGGGTGAGAAACTCGGCCCGGGTCATCGGCTTATCGGGATCGAAGACCTTTGACGCCGTGCCGTTGATCAGGCCGCGCCCGGCCAAGGCTTCCACCTGCGGGCGCGCCCAATGGCCCACTAGGTCGATAAAGGGCGCTTGCGCCGCGCTGCCGTAGAGATTCGCGCCTGTGCTCCCATAACCCTGAGCGCCGTAGGCTCCGTAACCGCCAGGATAGGTGCCATAGCCGCTGGTGGCCCCGTACTGGCTTGGATTATAGCCCGGTGTGTTCACGCTGTAACCCGGCCCGTACCCGGGTCCAAATCCTGGAGGGTAACCGGCGGGCGTCTGCTGCTGGGCCGAGTTGAATCCCGGGTATCCGTAACTGCCCGGTCCGACGTTTGGACTTGTGCCGGGAAACAACGTGCTGGCGCCGGTCGGTGTCTCGAACAAGGCGAAACGGCCGAACTCTTCGACCCGCGCGTTCACGGACCGGTCGGCTGTGTTGACAGAACTGGACACCTCTGACCAGGTGCTGCCGTTCAGCCGGTAAATCCTCAATGAAGCGGGATTGCTGACCCGCCAGTAATCGTAAAAGAAGGAGAGGTAGACGGGATCATCATTGAAATCATCATCGGAATAGCCGTTGTCGCTGTAGTTTGAGTATTTGATCAGGGAGAATTCGTAGGCCGAGCCGACCCGCACCTTTCCGGGCGGCGCTGACGCGGCGTTGTCCACGTACTCCTGTAGTCCCACGGCAGAACCGCCGGAATCTTCGGACCGGTCCAGGTATTTCGACGGGATCTTCAGTTCCACATCAGGCGTGCTGATCCGCACGCTACCGTCAGAGTACCCTTTGAAGGCGCCTCCTGCAAAGGCGACAAAGCGGTTTTTTTCCGTTTTCACCGATTCATCGCTACCGTCGATGTCCCCGGGGTTGATGAGGACGATGTCCGACGGAGACACAGTGAAATCCAACGCGCCTTCCAAGGCGTCGGCGATATGGGTGCGGTCTTTAGACCGGCCGGAACTGCCGGTGCTGCTGTCGTATTCATCGGTCCGTTCACTCGCCTCGTTCGAAGCGTTGCTTTCCCGCGCCGGATCGGTGCCGGATGTCGCTTTATAGGCTTTTACATAGCGGTTATACCGCGTGTCCGGCGTCAGGCCCGATTCCCGGAACGAAGTCTTGTTCGCGTCCACCCGGCCGATCAGGTCATCGTTCTCGTCGTAAATCTTGAAGCCGGTCTCGCCGTAGGAGTTGTCCGTCCAGGACCAGAGGATCTCCCGGCTTCCCTGTTTC comes from the Heliomicrobium gestii genome and includes:
- a CDS encoding DUF4349 domain-containing protein, which translates into the protein MKPVRNGMTQVHEFELWRQAELALRQLPLEMQPPDRFAAQIMERIAREQITPLPVPSSSTRPVDMRRWVASAAVFLLALGTGSGVYVAMQSSSPTGPSPSVVAQQDVVPDSLPKQSAGDVSKSSVANGETPSQADDLSGNSPANAPKVTVQTPQSSVGKSQPSVAPVAPPPDTANDLSVAKSERTYLLSKPMVIQRTLLRYRVASLDTSVEAVKKAIAQVNGQLGSVSLQQSQGLTIQNLTVKLPPDRLQAFIQALSLGALVENKSDNQDVTNSYQDMVTQVNFLKGQLSTTPAAQQPALSNKIQSLERQITTLDQESATHTVVLMMETENGQ
- a CDS encoding copper amine oxidase N-terminal domain-containing protein produces the protein MATRFLIQLFAMTIFFLSLVPAALASMEWRSTGPQTPAQVIKATKDLPPEQYYLLMDGKLYRANSDDAFTLLSNDKVWDTYVKDDGTLYALKGADKKSLTIEKWDNALQQWSKVCNAPEDTVHFAVASNGAVIFGINRPGTHIWKLNLTPAGDANWIQKSENGGYRFASTPDGIVFTREEQEVGNKRSTDYGSTWRTVQGAETFEQYYVSPNYREDDSVFAISGHGRVYKSTSRGEAWTDATDGIEQHPPFTALAFSPSFNQDQTLYVADKEGKLYISKDRAASWASINVHLPGGQTLTSLVILPNQKIVAGTDRGPVLLKDTTPASSKPPKTQKEPMSVTFTLGKDTYRINNDEWQMDALPYYKNDRLYVPVRYLSNGLGITDKNIQWNDETHEVTLTRGAQKVKLYTDKRVMLVNDKATLIDVYPEMTNDRLYLPMRWVAEAFGATVSWNAYDRAATLVYEKNAE
- a CDS encoding sigma-70 family RNA polymerase sigma factor, which gives rise to MLAAQSGDSQAFSQLVELYQKRVYGLAVHLTGNLDDANDLAQEAFIRAYRYIGSFRLESDFGTWLHRITVNTWINMNRKGRNVVIESLDEDWNDSTKASREVAATTGDPLEAFESAEFKTMLHQALQQLSDEHRTVLVLREIYDYSYEEIATATETSLGTVKSRINRAKSQMRSVLSSLAGQFGFLLPGETTQRR
- a CDS encoding stalk domain-containing protein, whose product is MNKLKKTVASISTALIMTTMLTPAAMAMSNNSVDIVKSIADDATSVKLGKLTLKEDSDFTNDIQGATSFTYTLPSGIKFASNAVYDMVYYNDPVDGVKPLSNSGSHYGFTVTKSGDYTLTIQTPSGLQDNNIQDMISIQPLIKVDGFDGGDIEATVNPLDSGVTGGKYVIGRVATGQKTAASCIKVQTIGEQDARGGIIRIEENYAGSLEKVTATDTTKDPLFTVKLPNNYKWIDDALDANDTLVNGLAGFSGVTFTTVVDGDRTLKVYGDLSGTGADRGIIEITPGINVGSDAKYGDIVASVEGKTGDVSDADITVATYADYGTAIAAKGELKTALAGQYDNELTKLSIKENIAGSLFKGRKIRVDLPSWVKVTNIKNWDVKTGASDAFVEPTVNGKDSYIEFTYTGNGVGTSKAELEVTLEVSVKGDAQGDIKAVVSGRAGAQGEAILGKAVQAVTATAEARELRVGVKNQALSDIVIAETDKGRIMSDKIDGAYRNIMVELSDGVEWSSTPTVQVVEGNLELDTDNISKDGSFLTIPVKAGSTQASKVKISDIKADLNRTIPEGDVTAKIKGSAVVENDKDAAKYYDNTGAEVSGNAGVIDPGEFDQSTAVQVTVAKVITPAPGEQKRTALFQIGNSKLNIGGVESTMDVAPYIKNDRTYLPVRYVAQAVGVNDSNMMFNSNDQSVVLIKGDRVVKMTIGSNIMTVNGVSIQMDTAPEIVAPGRVMLPVGWVAQALGISAKWDGATQTVTIN